One window of Sardina pilchardus chromosome 2, fSarPil1.1, whole genome shotgun sequence genomic DNA carries:
- the fndc7a gene encoding fibronectin type III domain-containing protein 7, translated as MTVRWSGHSGASSYKVTATPKNSPDTPVFAQFSGNTVMGSVNSLMPNTVYTMRVDAMDSVNVLSSAVTEEITAPEVPTIDKAYSKQSGSITVEFGEVSGATSYILRAQTLDGGFFSETEVNSSNRTVINLQPYTTYSLNVMSVNTGGRSQPSMPVVTRTVIESPDMNTTSPSDDTIQVSWEPVEHAVLYSLCIIKEGADTRVKLNTTDTAHTFSNLEPGTTYCIKGTAWDSDGNMGEDRTVCQITRPKSPLEVAVTLTPGRTMGMAVSWSDVRGADAYLASTSTYQNCSSNVENYCLITSLYCGQNLTVTVTAENDAGPSTPSTPEEFITFPCPPEFVWVEEAEAGMCSVMWSEVDFAEFYIAYVKRDDGSEERCNTTDTVCHFRCLCGFTFFPTVFAYNHVGPSLPGPVLNYTTIPCCPEDVTVSLVSTETLDITWSAVRGAELYETIAADQRDVIHCNDTAPMCALSDLSCNSRYSVVVRPCSEIRGCNNTCRAHTQETAPCAPEILNITQTSGSGVVVQWRAANAEANYTVSAVGRTDSHSCQSTGTACEITGLPCGATYELSAYARTTAGRSLPSYTQTLETEPCCPESLTVEQVTQAMTQVSWSAATGARSYITSLTSPKGQAKCHTMDTHCTMGCITCGTNYTVTLEAISRTGHKSECSYHGFSSSACCPSSVKLYRMANNTLRVYWRSSGSLHNHLADLYGTSSNYTCTPPMGSNYCDVSEIVCGEVYTVVVAPLAQDGTKITFCPRRMYSVSCSGNTLGMVIYRGKRSVD; from the exons ATGACTGTTCGTTGGAGTGGGCATTCTGGGGCCAGCTCTTACAAAGTCACCGCCACACCGAAAAATTCTCCCGACACGCCAGTTTTCGCACAGTTTAGTGGCAATACCGTGATGGGCTCAGTAAATTCACTCATGCCAAACACCGTGTACACTATGCGCGTGGACGCCATGGACTCCGTTAACGTTCTGAGCAGCGCAGTGACAGAGGAGATCACAG CTCCCGAGGTGCCAACAATCGACAAGGCCTACTCCAAACAGAGCGGCAGCATCACGGTGGAGTTTGGAGAGGTCTCTGGAGCCACCTCTTACATCCTACGGGCTCAGACCTTGGACGGGGGGTTTTTCTCTGAAACTGAAGTCAACAGCTCCAACCGCACTGTGATCAACCTGCAGCCTTACACCACTTACTCCCTAAACGTCATGTCTGTCAACACTGGAGGGAGAAGCCAGCCATCTATGCCAGTTGTGACCAGAACAG TAATTGAAAGTCCCGACATGAACACCACCTCTCCCAGCGACGACACCATCCAGGTGAGCTGGGAGCCAGTGGAGCATGCTGTACTCTATAGCCTGTGCATCATCAAGGAGGGCGCGGACACAAGGGTCAAGCTCAACACCACAGACACCGCCCACACCTTCTCCAACCTGGAGCCTGGCACCACCTACTGCATCAAGGGCACTGCCTGGGATTCAGATGGCAACATGGGAGAAGACCGCACAGTCTGCCAGATCACAA GGCCCAAGAGTCCGCTGGAGGTGGCGGTGACGCTGACCCCGGGACGGACGATGGGCATGGCCGTGTCCTGGTCAGATGTGCGTGGAGCCGATGCCTACCTGGCCAGCACCTCCACCTATCAGAACTGCAGCTCCAACGTGGAGAACTACTGCCTGATCACGTCGCTGTACTGCGGTCAGAACCTCACGGTCACGGTGACTGCGGAGAACGACGCCGGGCCCAGCACCCCATCCACGCCTGAGGAGTTCATCACCT TCCCGTGTCCCCCCGagtttgtgtgggtggaggaggcggaggccGGCATGTGCTCCGTCATGTGGAGCGAGGTGGACTTCGCCGAGTTCTACATCGCCTACGTGAAGCGCGACGACGGCTCGGAGGAGCGCTGCAACACCACGGACACGGTGTGCCACTTCCGCTGCCTCTGCGGCTTCACCTTCTTCCCCACCGTCTTCGCCTACAACCACGTGGGCCCCAGCCTGCCCGGCCCCGTGCTCAACTACACCACAA TTCCTTGCTGCCCAGAGGATGTGACTGTGTCGCTCGTTTCCACGGAGACACTGGACATCACATGGTCGGCAGTGCGCGGGGCGGAGCTTTACGAGACCATTGCGGCTGACCAGCGCGACGTGATCCACTGCAACGACACGGCGCCGATGTGTGCCCTCTCCGACCTGAGCTGCAACAGCCGCTACAGCGTGGTGGTCAGACCCTGCAGCGAGATCAGGGGCTGCAACAACACATGCAGAGCTCATACGCAAGAGACAG CCCCCTGTGCTCCAGAGATCCTCAACATCACCCAGACGTCTGGGTCGGGCGTGGTGGTCCAGTGGCGCGCGGCCAACGCCGAGGCCAACTACACGGTGAGCGCGGTGGGCCGCACCGACTCGCACAGCTGCCAGTCGACGGGCACGGCCTGCGAGATCACCGGCCTGCCCTGCGGCGCCACCTACGAGCTCAGCGCCTACGCCAGAACCACGGCCGGACGCAGTCTGCCCAGCTACACACAGACCCTGGAGACAG agCCCTGTTGTCCTGAGAGTCTGACCGTGGAGCAGGTGACCCAGGCGATGACCCAGGTGTCGTGGTCAGCAGCGACAGGAGCTCGCTCCTACATCACCTCTCTCACCTCGCCCAAAGGACAGGCCAAGTGCCACACCATGGACACGCACTGCACCATGGGATGCATCACCTGCGGCACCAACTACACCGTCACCCTGGAGGCCATCAGCAGGACCGGGCACAAGAGCGAGTGCAGCTACCACGGCTTCTCCTCCA GTGCGTGTTGCCCCTCGAGTGTGAAGCTGTACCGTATGGCCAACAACACGCTGCGGGTTTACTGGCGCTCGTCCGGCAGCCTGCACAACCACCTGGCCGACCTGTACGGCACCAGCTCCAACTACACCTGCACCCCGCCCATGGGCTCCAACTACTGCGACGTGTCGGAGATCGTCTGCGGGGAGGTGTACACGGTGGTGGTAGCACCTCTGGCCCAGGACGGCACCAAGATCACCTTCTGTCCCAGGAGGATGTACTCAG tgTCATGCTCTGGAAATACTCTGGGAATGG TGATCTATCGTGGGAAGAGGAGTGTTGATTAA